The Acinonyx jubatus isolate Ajub_Pintada_27869175 chromosome F2, VMU_Ajub_asm_v1.0, whole genome shotgun sequence DNA window acgccGCGGCCGAGGGTGGCCCTGGAGGCGCCCGCAAGGAATCGTCGCATGTGGTGTGACCCCGGTCCTAGGGGGACCAACCAGCCAGTGGTAGCTGACGGATTACATGGCCCCTCTTCCATCGTGGGTGGGGCAGAGCTCTATCCTCCCTGGAAGAGTCACATGGTCCgttactttgacttttttttttttttttaagtaatttctaccccccagtgtggggctccaactcataccCTGGcaccaagagtcgcatgttcctTAGACTGAGCCAGGAAGGCGCCCCTGGTTGACTTTCTAATGTTAGACCAGCCTGTATTTCCTGACGTAACCTCCACCTGGtcatgatatattttcattttttaaatgtttattttgaggggcgcctgggtggctcagtcggttaagcgtcggactgcggctcaggccatgatctggtggtttgtgggtttggagccccaggtcaggctctgtgctgatatggaaaagcctggagcctgcttcgaattcggtatctccttccctctctctctcaaaaataagcattaaaaaaagagttcgTGGGAAGGcacgggagtgggggagggggagagagggggagagagagtcccaaacaggctctgtgctacttTGCACTGATCTCCTGactgaaatcgtgacctgagcccaaaccaagagtcagaggcttaagtgactgagccacctagacgacCCTCTCATGTtggtatttttacaaatatatctatttttacttattttctcaagctctatgcccaatgtggggcttgaactcctgagttcaagagtcacacactccaccaactgagccagccaggtgcccctctcatgttggtattttaaaaagaatttaatggcTTTATAACTTAAAGCATGAAACACCTATAGCAGCAGACCACCCTAGGCCTCCTGGTCCTTGTCTTAGCAGGCATGGGTCCTTTTATACAAAGGTCCTGGGGCTTCTTGCCCTACTCTGCGAGGAAAGGGCCACCCTCTTGGCAGCCCCAGAACAAGAGCCCCTGCACAGTTCAGGGCCTGGGGCGGGTGGGTTGCGGACAAATTCTAAGCAGAAAGCCATGGAGAAGAAACTTCTAAAGTCGGAAGCTGAAAACATTCACAGGAAACAAACTGCTGCTTGACGGCCCAAAAGAAGGATGTAAAAGCTAGACTGGCCCTTCGCAAAGGCACACCCCACAGCCAGTGCACACCTGGGCCCTACGAGTTGTCTGACCAGTGTCCTGGGAGCTTTCGACAGCTCAGAAGGAAGCCAAGGCCCTCTGAGCCCTCTGAGACTTCACATACAAGGTATGTCTCCTGACAATTTTCAGGTAGAAGGGTCCAAAGGGTTGCTGTCCCTCTATTGCTTCTTGAATAAAGCACATGGGACTCCATCAGTTCCTCTCCCTTCCAACCCAAGGGTAACCAAGGCACCAACAGATTCTGGTCTCACCTCCGGCAAACTGCAGGCTCCCCTCCcttacacttacacacacacacacacgcacacacacacacacacacacacacacccctgtggCCACCTAGACCCTCCCACTCCCTCCATGCCTGGCTACTTGCTGGCCCACAAGTTCCCACTCCCATCTTGACCTCAGTAATTTACTGACAAACGCTGGCTGAGTGCCTAAGCAGGGACAGGCCCCTCTCCAGGCAgacagcccctgccccccccctcccacaagtGCTGACCATGCCAGACTCCATCGTGGCCCTGGCTCCTGCCTTGCACATGCAGCTGGCCACTGGGAGATTCACAAGACACAAGAaggacaaccccccccccctccgtgcACCCTTGCAGCCCCCAAAGATGAAGGTGGCACCCAGTTTTCTGGCCACGACCTCTGGACTTTATTTCTAGGGGGAGAACAGTTGGCTGGAAAGCGGCTTCCTGACTCCAGGCTGGAGGGAAGAAGAGACTGGGGCCACCAGCCTGGTCAACTGTAGCTGTCAGGGTTCGTGTCATCTGGCAGAAAGTAGCGCTGTAAAGCAGGCTGCAGGAGCAGTGGGGGCAGCGGACGGGCAGGCCTGGGCCAGGCCGGGGGGAAGGGACGAATTTCCACCCTCGGCAGGGGCAGTTTCAGCATGCGGATGGAGCCATGGAGGGCACTGCCCACCCGGAGCCGGGACGGCATCCGGCCTGTGGGCCAGCAGGACAGTGAGGTCTCAGGCTGAGGTGGAAGTCAAGGTCTAGTTCTCCCCCTGTCCCTACTCACCTCTCAGTCTCATCGGAGACCTCTGGACCTTGGCCTCCTGAAGCCGGAGGATAGGATAGTGCCTGGAGGGGTAGGGAAGTGGGTTTGGCCCCGTCAGCCCCTCAGCTGCCCCACACAGGCCCTGTGCCGGCCTGGTGGCCCCCTCACCAGCGATCCCAGGGCTGTGGTAGCACCGTGTTGGGCACAGGTGGGCGCAAGCTCAGGCATGGGCTCTCGGGCTCCTCCTGCAGGGGACTCTGCTGCCGGGCCCGCTGCTGTTCACAGAAGAAGTTGAGCGCATCGATCGGCCTCAGGTCCAGCATCTGCGACTGTGACCAGTCCGTCTGCTCCAGTGGCAGTGGCTTATCCGGCAGCGCAGTGGGTACTGAGGGCTGCAAATGGACCTCGGACGAGGGGCAGAAGTGTCGCAGTGTCTCTGACAGCGTGCGTCTGGTCCGCCAGAAGCACATTGGTGGAAGCATTTGCTGGGCCTGGGACTCAAGGGTGGCCAAGTCCAGCTCCCCAGGTGAGACCACCAGTGAGGGGGCCCAGGAATAGGCTGAGGGTGTCACTGAGACATGAAAAGGTGACCCAGAAAGCACGGAAATCTGAGACGGGGCCTCCTTGGGAGGAGGGTAAAGTGCCGAGGTCCTGGAGACCTTGGGCAGCACCTCTGACAACTCGGCTACTACAGAAGGCTGCAAGGATTCCATCTGTGGGGGAAACAGCCAGTTGAAGATGCCGCCAAGCTCAAGGCAGaggctctccctcccccagcagggAGGCCTGAGTGGTGCTGCCCCTGGCCCCAAGCTTCAGACCTGGCTGCAGACTGCTtcctggggaggagcaggaagatcCCCAGAGATGGGGGTTTGGGGGACAACAGGAGAGGACCAATGAGCACAGGTACAGAGCAAGCCGAAGAGCCAGCCAGCCGTACCTggatcccccccaccccgacttgGGAAAAGCCTAGGGAAAAGACAAGAGGCTCCACTGGCAAgtggcctgcccccccccccccccatccaccggGACCTGTAGCCGCTCCATCAtttcctccagctcctggcaGCAGCGTTGGCGCAGTGCAGCCTTGCAGTTGGCGTCCGGGCCCTGGACCCAGGTCGTCATCTCCTTGAACAGAAAGCCCTGCGGATCCTGAAGGCCTAGCCCTTCCAGCAGCTTCTTGAGCCAGGGCCTGGGACAGTGGTGAGCAGCTAGCTTATCCAGAAGCCTTCCTCAGCTGGTGGTGAGGATGAGTAGGAAGCAAAACTCACCGGCAGGAGGCTGGCGAGTAGAGGAAGTAGGACATGAGCTCCAGCACCACCTCGCGGGACTCCAGGGAGCATGCCAGAAGGAGCTGCAACGCCAGCATCACGAACTGCTTCTGCGTCTGGTCCTGAGCGCAGAGGGGCAAAGCAGCCGGGTAGGTGCCGGAGGCCCGGGGCGGGCcggtgggcggggctgggggcggggccaggggtgCACCTCGAGGCTGGGGGGCTGGTCCAGGTTGAGCAAGCGCTCCAGGATGCCCCGCAGCCGGTTACAGAGGTCTCTGCTCACGTCAGGCAGCAGCCACAGCAGCGCTCCCAGGATGTGCACGCGGTCTGCCCAGGAGGCCTCGTCCAGCAGGCCCATGAGCAGCGAGGCCAGGCCCTCCACCGTGCCCACTTCGGGATACACCTGTGATACCCAGCGCCGAGGCCCTGTTCCCTGCACTGCCCACCTCCCCGCCAGCCTGTGCTTCCCAGGTGCCCGAGACCCCCGAACCTTCAGGTTGAAGATGGGGAACAGCTTTTTGAACCAGTTCTGGCAGACGAAAAACTGCAGAAACCTGGGCAGATGGCCGTAGCGCTCTTCCCAGAGCGAGCGCCTGAAGGGGTACGAGGGGCCGCGCGAGGCCTGGGTCCCGGCGGAGGCGTCACGAGAGTGCGAGGGCTTCGGGGTCCAATCCTCGGGGCTCTGCGGGGCAGCGGCAGCAGCTGCAGGCCCCCCTCTCCGCTCCTGACCTTGGCAGCCCCGGGGCCTAGTGGGTGCCTACCTTGGCCTCCTCCAACTCGGAGAGGTGCCCGCGTGGGCTCAGGGAGTCGGAGGCCCAGTCCAGATACagctcgtcctcctcctcctcctccgcctcctcttCCCCCAACCACCGGATCAGCTTCTGCTGCCACTTGGCGTGCCGCTGCCTCCCGCGTCGTCGTGGCAGCCACATGTCCTGGCTCCCACCTGGCTGCAGAGGGGAGAGCACGGGTGGCCGCTGGCATGCTGCGGGAACTCGGGCCCCCTTCCACAGAGCCCAGGAGCGAGCCCCCCGGTCCTCCCTTGCCTGGTGTCTGCCATGGCTGGTGAGCGGGGCGGGGGCTCCGAGGCCGCTGACCTCCCTGTGCGGCCACATCTGCTGCAGCACCACGGAGTTGGGCACGCTGCCGGGGAAGTGGATGGGCCTGCGCGAGGGCTGCAGGTGGACACGGCGGGGTGGGCTGAGAACCCGAACTCCacccgccctcccaccccactcagTGGCCGGTCCAGCTCCGCGGCCGGGTCTCCGGGAGCTGAACCGGACTCGTGCCCCCGTCCACGTGCACCTGTGTAACACCCCCGGACCGTACAGACTGGGAACTAAAACTTCATCCTCCTTTGAAAGAGGAACTGCATGGAGCTGGGCAGAGGCTCAACAGTGGACTGCGGCCCTGAGCTCTTGGGCGCAAGTGGACACTCTAGCTGCTGGGTGGGTagaacgtgcaactcttgatcttagggttttgagttcaagctccacactgggcttgaaaataaaatcttgcgAAAAAAGGACACTCTGTGAAAACTGGTTTCCGGTAACCAGACTAAAGTGCCCAGAAAAGCAGCGACGTGTACAATGTGATTACATCTTCTAACCACAACTTTTAGAAAGCAACCTGTGTGAGTTCCCTAATGCCTCTGCACTTTGCGAGTGAAGACCCCTGGCTTTTGCTCGTCAACAGGACTCAATCTGGGTTGCTACCAAATCTGTGCTACCCGGATCGTGACTCCCTGTTTTCTCAGTCAACACCCAAAACGCTCAGACAGGCAAAGAGAACCTTTAGAAACCAGGTGGAAGGACAGTCAAGGGAGGCATCAGCTGTGACGACTGAGGAGGAAATCTGGGCAGCCTCTGGGGAGCCCTGACACCCCCACACCCTCTCCACGGGACTTGGCCCCCAGCCCTGGAACCGGGATGTCCATAAGAATTGGTGCTAGGAGCCTGGAGAGGTGGGCTGAGGGTTTGGGTAGATGGCACGGCTGCAGGAAGGATCGCAATGGAGTACCGCCCCGGGCAGATGACAGTGCCAGCGTGTGCAGGGAGTCTGGGATGGAGACGTTGGGAAGCTGGCAGAGTGCAAGGGGCCAGCTCCTGTGGCCTCTGCTCCTGTAAAGGGAGAGGACTCTGGTCTTCCAGACAGTCCGTATGGCACCTGCTCACCCAGCACTTTCACTGGGGAGGAGGTGTGCCGGCACAATGAGCTGGCAGAGGCCTTGGCTGTGCCTAGTGTCTTCTCTGGGAGTCTCTGGCCCTCTGGCCGCAGGCCCCCAGAAAGCAAGGAGTCAGGGCCCACAGACAATAGCACCACGGCTGGGCtggccaggaggtggggggagggcgacAGGCGGCTCGTAGGTCAGATTGGACCAGGAGGTCTGCAGCAGAGGGACGATGGGGTGCGTGAGAAGGCTGCCaccagagagagcaagggaccCTTACCTCACAGGGCTGAATGGTGGCAGGAAAGAAGCCTTGGAGGTTGGAGAGGAGCTCCTCGGGCCGCCTCTTCATCAGGAGGGGGATCTGGGGCAGCAGAGGGGCTCAGAGCCAAGCGTGGGCCCCCAGTGCCCCTGCAGCTCTGCTCCTGGGTGGGCAGCACCCACCCGCCTGGGCGCCTCACCCTGTGCTGTATGTGGGGGGATGGTAGGCCCGGGACCACAGGCTTCTCCCCTCGGAGCCGCTCCAACTGCAGCTGCAGGTCCAGACTGAGGCCCAGGCTGCCGCTCAGAGAGGAGCGGGCCAGCAGctgaggtgagggaggaggagtcgcagggtggggggcagggtcaTGGGGGCAGGGTCGAGGTGGGAGGGGCGGGAGGCCTTACCTGGGAGGCCCTGCTGTGCACcccccagtgggggtggggggtgggcaagggGACTCGGGGAGGGGGGGCGAAGCGCTGGCCCCCGGTCCCCAGGTCCTGCAAGGGGCGGGCTGCCGGCCCCCTTAGGGCTTCGGTGCAGACCTCAGCCTGCCTAAGACTGAGGGCAGCTGTGGGCGAGGCACACACATCGCAGGTCTCTCTCTCCAGTGTGAGGGTCACAGTACTCCATTGCTGGGACTCTCTTCCAGAACGCATGCCCTGGAAGGGGTGCAAAAGGGataggcaggggtgaggggtgaggccCCGGGGTGAAGGGAGGGGCTGGAGTCtgggctgaggctggggaggcTCTATACCCACCAGCAAGCCAGGGCCATAGATGAGACGCAGATAGTTGTCAAAGGCCTCCTGCCGCTGTTgccaggagggtgggggctgggctgccGGGACCACCAGCCCCAGTCTCAGCATCTGAAGGTCTTCATCCCGGGAAACTAGGGCTTCTAGGTCCTGGGTGGGGGTTAGGGGTCAGCCCATTCCTCCTTCAGTCTTGCCATCTGCTTTCCAGACAGCCACGGGATCCCACGCCTGCCCCAGGGGCTGAAGGAGAGTGGCCTGAGCCCAGGGAAGGTTGAGGGGCTGGGGCTTTGGGATGGtgagggggttgggggttgggggtcgggacccaccccacctcctccaaCACTGGCTGCTGAGGTGTGGCCGTCTGGTGATGGATGAAAGACAAGTCCGTGCTGCAGACAGGGATGGGCACAGGTGGGACACTAGCTGTCATCACCAGGGGGACTGGGCAGAGGCTGGGACCAGCACCTGGGGGTGGGCATGGCCAGACCTCTGTCAGAACACAACCCAACAGCTAGGAGTGGGGATGCCAGGGCTGGGACAGGTTGGGGTGGTCTAAGTGGCCTGGGAGCTCTGGGTCCCCGTGCTGGGTGCACGCAGCCAGGCCCTGACTCGGGGGAGCTAGGCAGGGGCCTCTAGAACAGTTCAGCTGGGCCAGCAGACCTAAGACTGGCCACCCCACGTAAGCTGGTGAGCCTCTGCAGCTGGGCTGAGGTCAGCGACTCCTGGGTGGTCAGTGGCAGGGGAGGGTCATCCACCACATCAGGGACCTTCCGGCATAGCTTCTGAACAGGAGAAAGAAACCTACAGCTCTGGCCTGGGGGGGCCTGTCTGCCCACAGCAGCCTCACTCTGCCCAGGAATCCTGTGCCCACTGCATACCTTAACCAGGTAAGATGTGGGCAGGTAGAGCCTATGGGACACGAGGCAGAGTCGGGAGCCCAGAGCCAGCACCAGGTCCCCACTGTCGCTGCAGAAGGTCAGGGCCTGAGGGGCGCCATTCAGCCGCAGGAGCCTGAAGGGAGTGGCCAGGGTGAGAATCCAGCCCTgctccagaggaggaaactgagacactaGCAGGGACAAGCCCCCTTTCCCCTGTCCAGCCTCTGGGCTCTGCTGGGGGCAGAGGTAGGGGAGCCCTGCTGGCTGCCGACAGgctcccaaccccccccccccccttcccagccccaacCCACCTCAGCAGGCGATTCTCGGCTGTCCAGATGCGGACGGTGCAGTCCAGGCTGGAACAGGCATACAGCTTGAGTGTGGGACAGCAACACAGGCCTGAGGGACCAGGGCTCAGCGTGAGGGACCAGGGCCAGAGGATGGCCTGGGCTTTATTTTTGGCCTGCCCCTCACCAGTGATGTGGTCCGTGGGGTCATCCTGGGGCCGGTGATCGTAGCGGAGGCTGTTGCCCAGGCCAAACTGCACCAGGCCGTAGGTGGCGCTGTCTGGGTCCTCAAAGCCCACAGTCACCCGCTTCCCCAGAGCGCAGAGCACCGTCGCCGGGTGGCAGCAAGAGAAGGTTTGCAGCAGGCAGAGGCTCTCCTCAGCATAGGGGAAGACACGCCACATCTTCACGGTCAAGTCTCCGCCTGCTCAGGTGGGAGGCAGGACTGCGCCTTtgtctggggagggaaggggttcCCAGGCCAGCCCCCTGGGGGGAGGAGAGATGCTGACCAGAGGACACAATGCAGTTCCAGGTAGATGCAATGGCGGTGACGGGGCCCGGGCTGTGTGCCTCGGTTTGGAAGACGGGCTTCGACCAGCGCCACTCAAGGACCGATAGGGTGCCATCCGTGTGTCCCACCACGGGCAGGTACCTACGCGTGACATTAGCCAGTCGGCGCGGGCACCATCACCTTGCCCCACGTGGGCGGCTCCGGCACCCACCGGTTTTTGTCCTTCCGGGGTCGGGCCAGGTCACTGAGGCACAGCTCGCCCCCATGCTGGCGTACGATCTGCCAGCTGGCGAATGCGCTGCTGGGGTCTGTGAGGTGGCTGTATAGGTGCAGGCAGCAGGGCCTGGGCGCAGGGGCCGGGGGCGGGCACACCCGGTTTAGCACGCGCATGGGGCATCGTGCAGCGTTGGCACACACCAGGTGTCCGGCGCGTGTCAGCAGCCACAGTGCTTCGCGCGGTAGGCAATAAAGCAGCGAGGCTGCGCCGTCCTCCGGTTCGAGCAGCAGCGCGCTCACCGTGCGCCCGGTGGCGACCGACACGAGGTACACCGAGCCATCGGCGCATGCGCACACAAGGCGCATAGGCAGCGGCGGGTGCGCGGGCGCGGGCAGCGCGGGCGCGGTCTGCAGGTGGAGCACCTGCGCTGACAGCTGCGCCAACGGCGAGTAGAGCTCGCGAAGGAGCCACAGCTCCACGCTGCTCGCGCTCAAAGAGAGCACTGGCCAGCCGGGGCCAGCGGGCGCCAGCAGGCGGTTCACGTGCCCAGATGGCACCCCTCGGCCCCGGCTGCTCAGCGCCACCTCGCCCACCTGTGCTGACGCCTGCAGGTCCCACGTGCGCAGCGTCCCATCCTGCGAGGCTGACAGGACTAGGGCGGTGTTCGGCAGCACGGCCACAGCTGTCACTGGGCCTGTGGGAGGGGCACCAGGGGATCAGGGAAGGGGAGCAGGCGGCCCAGGATGCAGCCGGTGCAGAGAAGCTCGGGGAAGGGCTGACGGAGACTCCCGACCACCGGAGCTCTTACACAGGGTGGAGAGAGAACGGGCCTCAAGAGCCTAAGTGGTATGGCGCACCTGTGTGGCCCACGAACACCATCCGGACCTGCCAGTCGGCCTCCCACACCTTCACTGTGCTGTCGCGAGAAGCCGTCACCATGGCCTCTACCTCCTTGCAGTAGGCCAGGTCCGAGATGGTGCTGAAGGGGAAGAGAGGCCTCCGCAGACTCAGCACCCCCTGGTGTGTGAGCCCCGGCGCCCCTCCATGACTTGTTTTCCCTCCTGGATTCACCCGTCCTCTCTCACCCCACCTTCCTCCCAGTCCCTAGACACCCCTCACGTTTTATGCAGGTCCCGGCGCACGTCTACGAGAGACCAGCTGTCCAGAGCAAAGGTGAGCACAGCCGAGCCACAGGCCGCGAAGCAGCATGGGGCTTGGTGGGAGGGCAAGGGCCCGAGAACCAAACGGGTGACTGCACCTGCAGGGCTTGGTGGCAGCTGCAGAGGTGACCCACACGGCACCAGGCAGCGGCCTCCTGAACGGAACTTCCAGAGCACCAGgctgcctccttcctctgccaccaGCAACAGCCCCAGGCTGGGCACCGGCAGACAGCAGACGGGCTGGTGGCCCGGCACCCTGGCCACCCCTGGCTTGCTCAGCCACAGCAGGCTGAGGTCAGGCCTTAGTATGGCCAGCCCCTCGGGGCCCCAGCCCACAAAGCGGCCCACAGCACCCAGAGGGCCTGGCACCGCCACCAGCCCCGTGAGCACTGCTGGGGCACACAGCTTCTCGTAAGCCCAGCCGTCTTCTCTGTGCAGGTGCAGGCGGCCTGCACCATCCAGCACCACGAAGCGTCTGCCCGCTGGGTCCTGCGCCACTGAGCGCAGCCCAGCTGCCACCGTCAGGTGGCGCAGCGGCTCCAGCCCGTGTGTCAAGCGGCCCACGCACAGCTCGGCTCTCTTTTCCTGTGGGCAGGGGCGAGCAGGCCTGCAttcagctgggggagggggggtgctggaAGAGAGGTAGTGCCCCTGCCTAGGGGAGCCAAAGGGATCCGGGCTGGGGGCATCCTAGGGACAGCGAGGGGAAGAAATGGGCCAGAAAAGAGGCCTCGAGGCAGGTGCCACAGGCAAGCCCCACCTTTTCCACGAAGTCACGGAGGCCTGTACGCAGGAGTAGCCATAGCTGGCGGGCACGGGCGCGCGGGGTCATGTTCTGCCACCGCAAGCTGCTGGTAAAAAGCCCCGGGACTGGCTCCGAAAACGACTCTGCGGGTCAGCAGTGGAAACACTGTCGATGTGTGGTCTTGGGCCCCAAACTCTGGAGGCTGTAGGCAGCCAGGGGCCCTCCCGAGTGCCTCGCCAGGTTAGGGGACTCCCCACGGAGTGTTGTGTCGCAGCAGACAGAACGGGTGCCTGAGTGAGGCCTGTCACGTGGGGATCTGGGGCGGCGAGGCCAGGCCACCTCACCATTCTTCTCCTTGAGCAGCCCTGGATCCGGGACGTCATAGTTGTCGGCATCATACAAGTCGAGATCCAGGATCAGGCTGTCACCTTCTACTGAAAAGGGGTTGCTGACATCTGACACTCCCGTCTCCATTTTGGCCTCTGCAGGTCCCGGCCGCTCAACAGCCCCTAAGACCGTTGCTAGGATACCGGAGGCAGTAGCCCCGCCCTTGACGCAGACCCCGCCCCACACGCAGCACGGAGCCCAGGTCCCCACTAAATCACAGAAATTTTTTATTGGAAACAAACCAGCTGCAGCAAAGTGACACTCAGTGCACGCTGCCCAACGGGCAGGGTACGGGGGGAGGGTGGCACAGGTGGGCGTCAGGGGCTGGCCAAGCCCGGCGTGGTGACCGCAGGGGCCTGCTTACTGGGTCTCGGGCCCTTTGGGCTGGAGTGTGCAGGCCCAGGCCTGATCCGGCacgaaatacaaaaataaactctgtaGTCCAGCTGTCCCTGCCTGTGTCAGTTCGTCGGGGCAGGGCAGTGGCTCTTcccaccaggccctgtgctgtccagCCCGACCACAACATGGGCAGCTGGAGCCCGTGGGGGTGAGCAGACGTCTGCAGGCGGGAGCCAAAGGGCTAGGTGGGCGTGGCCTTGGGCGGCGCTGCAGCCTTGGCAAGCCCCGGGATGACCACCAGCTGGGGAGGCCTTGGGGCACCCTCAAGTGAGGGTTCCAGGCACTGGCTGAAGCTGAACGAAGCTGGGGCCTCTGCTCCTCGTCCTCACATACAGACCACCGGGACCCTGGGC harbors:
- the WDR97 gene encoding WD repeat-containing protein 97 isoform X5 — protein: METGVSDVSNPFSVEGDSLILDLDLYDADNYDVPDPGLLKEKNESFSEPVPGLFTSSLRWQNMTPRARARQLWLLLRTGLRDFVEKEKRAELCVGRLTHGLEPLRHLTVAAGLRSVAQDPAGRRFVVLDGAGRLHLHREDGWAYEKLCAPAVLTGLVAVPGPLGAVGRFVGWGPEGLAILRPDLSLLWLSKPGVARVPGHQPVCCLPVPSLGLLLVAEEGGSLVLWKFRSGGRCLVPCGSPLQLPPSPAGAVTRLVLGPLPSHQAPCCFAACGSAVLTFALDSWSLVDVRRDLHKTTISDLAYCKEVEAMVTASRDSTVKVWEADWQVRMVFVGHTGPVTAVAVLPNTALVLSASQDGTLRTWDLQASAQVGEVALSSRGRGVPSGHVNRLLAPAGPGWPVLSLSASSVELWLLRELYSPLAQLSAQVLHLQTAPALPAPAHPPLPMRLVCACADGSVYLVSVATGRTVSALLLEPEDGAASLLYCLPREALWLLTRAGHLVCANAARCPMRVLNRVCPPPAPAPRPCCLHLYSHLTDPSSAFASWQIVRQHGGELCLSDLARPRKDKNRYLPVVGHTDGTLSVLEWRWSKPVFQTEAHSPGPVTAIASTWNCIVSSGGDLTVKMWRVFPYAEESLCLLQTFSCCHPATVLCALGKRVTVGFEDPDSATYGLVQFGLGNSLRYDHRPQDDPTDHITGLCCCPTLKLYACSSLDCTVRIWTAENRLLRLLRLNGAPQALTFCSDSGDLVLALGSRLCLVSHRLYLPTSYLVKKLCRKVPDVVDDPPLPLTTQESLTSAQLQRLTSLRGVASLSTDLSFIHHQTATPQQPVLEEDLEALVSRDEDLQMLRLGLVVPAAQPPPSWQQRQEAFDNYLRLIYGPGLLGMRSGRESQQWSTVTLTLERETCDVCASPTAALSLRQAEVCTEALRGPAARPLQDLGTGGQRFAPPPRVPLPTPHPHWGVHSRASQLLARSSLSGSLGLSLDLQLQLERLRGEKPVVPGLPSPHIQHRIPLLMKRRPEELLSNLQGFFPATIQPCEPSRRPIHFPGSVPNSVVLQQMWPHREVSGLGAPAPLTSHGRHQAREDRGARSWALWKGARVPAACQRPPVLSPLQPGGSQDMWLPRRRGRQRHAKWQQKLIRWLGEEEAEEEEEDELYLDWASDSLSPRGHLSELEEAKSPEDWTPKPSHSRDASAGTQASRGPSYPFRRSLWEERYGHLPRFLQFFVCQNWFKKLFPIFNLKVRGSRAPGKHRLAGRWAVQGTGPRRWVSQVYPEVGTVEGLASLLMGLLDEASWADRVHILGALLWLLPDVSRDLCNRLRGILERLLNLDQPPSLEDQTQKQFVMLALQLLLACSLESREVVLELMSYFLYSPASCRPWLKKLLEGLGLQDPQGFLFKEMTTWVQGPDANCKAALRQRCCQELEEMMERLQMESLQPSVVAELSEVLPKVSRTSALYPPPKEAPSQISVLSGSPFHVSVTPSAYSWAPSLVVSPGELDLATLESQAQQMLPPMCFWRTRRTLSETLRHFCPSSEVHLQPSVPTALPDKPLPLEQTDWSQSQMLDLRPIDALNFFCEQQRARQQSPLQEEPESPCLSLRPPVPNTVLPQPWDRWHYPILRLQEAKVQRSPMRLRGRMPSRLRVGSALHGSIRMLKLPLPRVEIRPFPPAWPRPARPLPPLLLQPALQRYFLPDDTNPDSYS